A portion of the Candidatus Pristimantibacillus lignocellulolyticus genome contains these proteins:
- a CDS encoding phage tail tube protein translates to MTFFKETDALSGKQAKAYAIIDGRVEELFYAKALEATIEKNKVDVPVLGRTNTPQRAAGWSGSGTLTVYYVTSVFRQLMRTYIQTGRDFWFELMIVNEQPGSETGKQVTFLKKCNLDSVIAARFDASSDDMLEEELPFTFSDYDIDDQFSVISGA, encoded by the coding sequence ATGACATTTTTTAAGGAAACAGATGCATTAAGTGGTAAGCAGGCCAAAGCTTATGCGATTATCGATGGTAGAGTTGAAGAATTGTTCTATGCAAAGGCACTTGAAGCAACGATTGAAAAGAATAAAGTGGATGTGCCAGTATTAGGTAGGACAAATACCCCTCAACGTGCAGCAGGTTGGAGTGGATCAGGTACATTAACTGTGTACTATGTAACTTCAGTGTTCCGTCAGCTAATGCGTACTTATATTCAAACAGGCCGTGATTTCTGGTTTGAATTAATGATTGTCAATGAACAACCTGGAAGTGAAACTGGCAAGCAAGTAACCTTCTTGAAAAAATGCAATCTTGATAGTGTTATTGCTGCACGTTTTGATGCATCTAGCGATGATATGCTAGAAGAGGAACTTCCGTTCACATTTAGCGACTATGATATTGATGATCAATTTTCAGTAATTTCGGGTGCCTAA
- a CDS encoding RNA polymerase subunit sigma-24, translated as MTEQQVVEQLSNYKRLVARKRVLETYSVGAGITISRLNQDDQLQELHHKLRGMPSHMYLSKREQKLESVAHSYLEHYPAGVKSQEKAIPSIGNDATDTKLLRELKQKIEKVVAARGYEIRDDIDAVLDRVAELQSLQEDIQKIDNIFEALENYKPEYAQLLRNHYLEQKSWSNVAFELNISKDVFYRRRKKAILEYEKLAN; from the coding sequence ATGACTGAACAACAAGTCGTCGAACAATTAAGTAATTATAAGAGGTTGGTAGCACGCAAGCGAGTGCTGGAAACATATTCTGTAGGTGCAGGTATTACAATTAGTAGACTAAACCAAGATGATCAATTGCAGGAACTACATCATAAGCTTAGAGGAATGCCAAGTCACATGTATTTGTCTAAGAGAGAACAAAAGTTAGAGTCAGTAGCGCACAGTTATCTTGAGCACTATCCTGCTGGAGTGAAAAGCCAAGAAAAAGCAATTCCATCGATAGGCAATGATGCTACCGATACAAAGTTACTAAGAGAACTTAAACAAAAAATAGAAAAAGTTGTAGCCGCTAGAGGTTATGAGATAAGAGATGATATTGATGCTGTACTTGACAGAGTAGCTGAGCTACAGAGCTTACAAGAAGATATCCAGAAAATAGACAATATATTTGAAGCACTTGAAAATTACAAGCCAGAGTATGCTCAATTACTTCGTAACCACTATTTAGAGCAAAAATCTTGGAGTAACGTAGCATTTGAGCTGAATATCTCTAAAGATGTATTCTATAGACGTAGAAAAAAAGCAATTTTGGAGTATGAAAAACTAGCGAATTAA
- a CDS encoding HK97 gp10 family phage protein gives MTKLGNFDFREFEKYRDNLKAMEKAVPGFLEECVQELAKRLLDKSIGRTPTDQEDVRRGWTIGNVIFTSNGAAIQVFNVNESSSFVEYGQRLANGRGWKEGKFMMTISLKELEQQIPTILEKKMKRCVKGFLG, from the coding sequence ATGACGAAATTGGGAAACTTCGATTTTCGTGAATTCGAAAAGTATCGTGACAATCTTAAAGCAATGGAAAAAGCGGTACCAGGTTTTTTAGAAGAATGTGTACAGGAACTTGCTAAAAGACTATTAGATAAGTCAATAGGTCGTACACCCACAGATCAGGAAGATGTACGTAGAGGCTGGACGATTGGCAATGTGATTTTTACATCTAATGGTGCTGCCATTCAAGTGTTTAACGTTAATGAAAGTTCGTCCTTTGTAGAATATGGACAACGATTAGCTAACGGTCGAGGTTGGAAAGAAGGCAAGTTTATGATGACTATCTCATTAAAAGAGTTGGAGCAACAAATACCAACTATTTTAGAGAAGAAAATGAAACGATGTGTAAAAGGGTTTTTGGGGTGA
- a CDS encoding phage tail sheath family protein, whose protein sequence is MAGGKWEVQNKVRPGVYIKFKAKPQPLGNLGDRGIAAYPVSLPWGDPTKVIVLESTEFVEKAVELIGFKATDARIRHIASAVSQASTVLLYRLGGTGAGKATATEGNLTATAKWGGVRGNDLKVVVQANIDEPTHYDIITLLESDELDRQTVATVEELADNNYIVWSGNGEITATAGISLTGGTDGTSSGADFSAALTAFEAYQFNVLGVSLDDTSSKQIAIAYVKRQREEEGKKIQAVLINQPTANYEGIISLHNGIITADGLQVSPSDLVWEIAAMQASANINESLTYSAIPNAVDAFPRLTNSETINALKNGQLVVTALNGTAVIEQDINTLSNFTADRSKAFSKNRVMRILDAIGNDVKRIFEQFYIGKVSNNADGRALLKGEIVSYLVTLQGLGAIQNFDSQTDVSVSAGSDVDAVVVELSVQPVDSIEKIYMTVEVV, encoded by the coding sequence GTGGCTGGTGGAAAATGGGAAGTTCAAAATAAAGTAAGACCGGGCGTTTATATTAAATTCAAAGCAAAACCGCAACCTCTTGGTAATCTAGGAGATCGAGGAATTGCAGCATATCCAGTATCATTGCCTTGGGGAGATCCGACAAAAGTCATCGTATTAGAGTCAACCGAATTTGTAGAGAAGGCAGTTGAGCTTATCGGATTCAAAGCAACAGATGCACGTATTCGTCATATTGCTTCTGCTGTAAGTCAGGCAAGTACAGTATTGCTTTATCGTTTGGGTGGTACAGGTGCTGGAAAAGCAACTGCTACTGAAGGTAATTTGACTGCAACTGCTAAGTGGGGTGGAGTACGAGGTAATGATCTAAAAGTTGTAGTTCAAGCTAACATTGATGAACCAACTCATTACGATATTATTACGCTTCTTGAAAGTGATGAACTGGATAGACAAACTGTTGCTACAGTTGAAGAGTTAGCAGACAATAATTACATTGTATGGTCAGGTAATGGTGAAATCACTGCTACAGCAGGGATTTCTCTAACAGGGGGTACAGACGGTACTTCTAGTGGAGCTGACTTCTCCGCTGCGCTTACAGCATTTGAGGCATACCAATTTAATGTATTAGGAGTATCGCTAGATGATACTTCAAGTAAGCAAATCGCAATTGCATACGTAAAACGTCAGCGCGAAGAAGAAGGTAAAAAAATCCAAGCCGTATTGATTAATCAACCTACTGCTAACTATGAAGGAATTATTAGTTTGCATAACGGCATTATTACAGCAGATGGACTACAAGTGTCACCTTCAGATCTAGTATGGGAGATTGCTGCAATGCAGGCTTCGGCTAATATTAATGAATCTCTTACGTATAGCGCAATTCCAAATGCTGTTGATGCATTCCCGCGTTTAACGAATAGCGAAACCATTAATGCGCTGAAAAATGGTCAATTAGTTGTAACGGCCCTTAATGGTACTGCAGTTATTGAGCAGGATATTAATACACTTAGTAATTTTACAGCAGATCGTAGTAAAGCATTTAGTAAAAACCGCGTAATGCGAATTTTGGATGCTATTGGTAATGATGTGAAACGAATTTTCGAACAGTTTTACATTGGAAAAGTTAGTAATAATGCAGACGGTAGAGCTTTATTAAAAGGTGAGATTGTATCGTACCTTGTTACACTTCAAGGTTTGGGTGCTATTCAAAACTTTGATAGTCAGACAGATGTATCTGTATCTGCAGGTTCAGATGTTGATGCTGTTGTTGTTGAACTGAGTGTTCAACCGGTAGATAGTATCGAAAAAATCTATATGACAGTGGAGGTGGTCTAG
- a CDS encoding DUF2634 domain-containing protein: protein MIPEVGASRLDSGLVQLQQPSLTWKLDLDRGKITGKTDGLDAVKQAVLKSLQTDRFWYDIYSFDYGHELKLIIGNPPQFVTSEVKRMIEEALLIDDRITAVKNVETSISSDLMNIQFTVTSIYGSFEGEVTSNV from the coding sequence ATGATACCTGAAGTTGGAGCAAGTCGATTAGATAGCGGATTAGTACAGCTACAGCAGCCGTCTTTAACCTGGAAGCTTGATCTAGATAGAGGAAAGATTACGGGTAAAACGGATGGACTTGATGCGGTAAAACAAGCAGTATTGAAGTCGTTACAAACTGATCGATTTTGGTACGATATTTACAGCTTTGATTATGGTCATGAATTAAAGCTCATTATAGGTAATCCGCCACAATTTGTTACGTCAGAAGTAAAGCGAATGATAGAAGAAGCTTTATTGATTGACGATCGCATTACAGCAGTAAAAAATGTAGAGACAAGTATTTCAAGTGATCTGATGAACATTCAATTCACGGTTACTTCGATATATGGAAGTTTTGAAGGAGAGGTTACAAGCAATGTATGA
- a CDS encoding XkdN-like protein — protein MSLQDFLNANPVDNLVEEVTISPRFKDKKGNLMPFKIKAMTNKEFDEIRKACTMVKKGRKVEFDAQKFNIKMVINHTITPDFKHADSIKKLGCATADDYVQRVLLSGEVTTLAAKIQELSGFDVDMEELVEESKN, from the coding sequence ATGAGTTTACAAGATTTTTTGAATGCCAATCCAGTTGATAATTTAGTTGAAGAGGTGACCATCTCTCCTCGTTTTAAAGATAAGAAGGGCAATTTAATGCCATTTAAGATTAAAGCAATGACTAACAAAGAATTTGATGAAATTCGTAAGGCTTGTACTATGGTTAAAAAAGGACGAAAAGTTGAGTTTGATGCGCAGAAATTTAATATTAAAATGGTTATTAATCATACGATTACTCCTGATTTCAAACATGCTGACAGTATTAAAAAACTTGGTTGTGCGACAGCTGATGATTATGTTCAGAGAGTGCTACTTTCAGGTGAAGTGACAACTCTAGCAGCTAAAATTCAAGAGTTGAGTGGTTTTGATGTGGACATGGAAGAATTAGTAGAAGAATCAAAAAACTAA
- a CDS encoding LysM peptidoglycan-binding domain-containing protein — translation MRVYGVQLSFNNMEEVMLFPINPASIEISESGQGKTYDVSGLGEINVIKNRKLTEYSFSGLFPAQWYPFVSEDEFLKTEEATFKRHRLDVEKNKQLHLGMESNNLLKINLKKLILNQDAKRYDPLQPVEYIKLIEKWMASKRPVRFIFSSSTYDINTAVSIESFQWEEAAGGGGDIEYSIKLMKYIFYGAKKVSTETTSDGGKVGATSTDSRPNDKQQDKTYTMIAGDSLWSVAKKKLGNGTRWKEIQTLNNIKDSELKRLPIGKVLKLP, via the coding sequence TTGAGAGTATATGGCGTACAATTAAGTTTTAATAATATGGAAGAAGTCATGCTATTTCCCATTAATCCAGCATCAATTGAAATCTCTGAGTCTGGTCAAGGGAAAACTTACGATGTATCTGGACTTGGTGAAATTAATGTCATTAAAAACCGCAAGCTAACAGAGTATAGCTTTAGCGGTCTTTTTCCTGCTCAATGGTACCCTTTCGTCAGTGAAGATGAGTTTCTTAAAACAGAGGAAGCGACATTTAAACGTCATCGGTTAGATGTAGAGAAAAATAAACAACTACACTTAGGTATGGAATCAAACAATCTTCTAAAGATTAATTTGAAAAAATTGATTCTTAACCAAGATGCTAAGCGTTATGACCCTCTTCAACCAGTAGAGTATATTAAACTCATTGAAAAATGGATGGCTTCAAAACGACCTGTACGCTTCATTTTCAGTAGTAGTACGTATGATATTAATACCGCCGTAAGCATCGAATCTTTTCAATGGGAAGAAGCAGCTGGCGGTGGTGGGGATATTGAGTATTCGATTAAGCTTATGAAGTATATTTTTTATGGTGCAAAGAAAGTCAGTACAGAAACGACTAGCGATGGTGGAAAAGTTGGAGCTACATCAACGGATAGTAGACCTAATGATAAACAACAAGATAAAACATATACAATGATCGCAGGAGATTCTCTTTGGTCTGTAGCTAAAAAGAAATTAGGGAACGGTACTCGGTGGAAGGAAATCCAGACATTAAATAACATTAAAGATTCAGAGTTAAAAAGGCTACCTATAGGAAAGGTGCTGAAGTTACCATGA
- a CDS encoding DUF2577 domain-containing protein: MTDLLSTVKQAAMAAIAASNPVTIMFGVVTDINPLEVNVDQRFTLPADFLVVPESLTENRLVLGGTSYIVREGLKLGNKLLLLRVQGGQQYIILDRVVST; encoded by the coding sequence TTGACCGATTTATTAAGTACAGTGAAACAAGCAGCTATGGCAGCAATAGCTGCTAGCAATCCCGTTACGATTATGTTCGGAGTAGTAACCGATATAAATCCGCTTGAAGTAAACGTAGATCAACGTTTTACACTTCCTGCGGATTTTTTAGTAGTTCCTGAATCATTAACTGAGAATAGATTAGTTCTCGGTGGTACGAGCTATATCGTTCGTGAAGGATTAAAGCTAGGCAATAAGTTACTTTTATTACGCGTTCAAGGTGGTCAACAGTATATTATTTTAGATCGAGTGGTGAGCACATGA
- a CDS encoding tape measure protein translates to MINIATVSATLKIVDQLSKPLQKITVQMNSIINTMERMKRIVETPLTMTLNTSKAQKQIANISNSAALAASLTRIAILEKKILDLQTKVNQSVKAGGSAASGWVSKLKNFISGKLSMKDIQVAIKVSDDYVNTLARINQINDKSQTTKELQDKIFASAERSRTSYMDTASVIGRMGSIAPDAFSNNDELIAFTELVQKSFRLGGSGAKDQQAGMSQIIQAMSSGKIQGGDFSSIAREAPMIAAAISNFTGKSTEQLMAMSAEGLLTSDIIKGAMFSAADEINQKFDTLPNTFADIFTQLKNSALQSFGGVIEQISEKLNSGEVDTFMQNMSLAFSGAARAALGLLSMLASLYEFVATNWIVIEPIIWGVGAAMAGLLLITTLTKAGIVAATIATMIQTIFNTAATIVTYGLAAAWRTLSAAMKANVIILIISLIVALIVWLVDLWNTNDNFAAGMMRAWNSVLNFFDQVPIFFVKMGFGILNALLDMKVGALGILEQLVNGVIDGVNLLIGKLKLIPGVSLDVLSHVNLTANAAAEAAAIRQAGQTVISQMESDAADKAAEREQKVVDMLDGRANKRAEEQKAKEKTEMTYEVPGSNSIPESVGGNGSMGDINSVGEVGEVGKINDTVDISSEDLKMMRELAEMKNIQNYVTLTPSVSFGDTHVRNESDINTIVSKITQKLEQDIASSANAVYG, encoded by the coding sequence GTGATTAATATAGCTACAGTATCAGCAACTTTAAAAATAGTAGATCAGCTATCCAAGCCACTTCAAAAAATTACTGTTCAAATGAATAGTATTATTAACACCATGGAACGAATGAAACGTATAGTAGAAACACCTTTAACTATGACATTAAATACATCAAAAGCACAAAAACAAATTGCAAATATTAGTAATTCAGCTGCTTTGGCTGCTTCTTTAACACGTATAGCAATATTAGAAAAGAAAATATTAGATTTACAAACGAAAGTTAATCAGAGTGTTAAAGCAGGTGGATCTGCAGCTTCAGGTTGGGTAAGTAAATTAAAGAACTTTATCTCTGGAAAACTATCTATGAAAGACATTCAAGTAGCAATTAAAGTTAGTGATGACTATGTAAATACTTTAGCTAGAATAAACCAGATTAATGATAAGTCTCAAACGACTAAGGAGTTACAAGATAAAATATTTGCCTCTGCTGAACGTTCTAGGACTAGCTATATGGATACTGCATCAGTAATTGGAAGAATGGGATCTATAGCACCTGATGCTTTTAGTAATAATGATGAACTTATTGCGTTTACAGAGTTAGTCCAGAAATCATTTAGACTTGGGGGTTCTGGAGCGAAGGATCAACAAGCTGGTATGTCCCAAATTATTCAAGCGATGTCTTCTGGTAAGATTCAAGGTGGCGATTTTAGTTCTATTGCAAGAGAAGCACCTATGATTGCAGCTGCGATTTCTAATTTTACTGGTAAATCTACCGAACAATTAATGGCTATGTCAGCAGAAGGATTATTAACCTCTGACATAATTAAGGGGGCTATGTTTTCCGCGGCTGATGAAATAAATCAAAAATTTGATACTTTGCCAAATACATTCGCGGATATTTTTACGCAATTAAAAAATTCAGCGTTACAATCATTTGGTGGAGTCATAGAGCAAATAAGTGAAAAACTAAATAGTGGTGAAGTTGATACTTTCATGCAAAATATGAGTTTAGCATTTTCGGGAGCGGCAAGGGCAGCACTTGGATTGTTATCTATGCTTGCAAGTCTTTATGAATTTGTTGCAACTAATTGGATAGTGATTGAGCCCATAATTTGGGGAGTAGGAGCTGCTATGGCTGGACTGTTACTTATCACCACTTTGACAAAGGCAGGAATAGTCGCTGCGACAATAGCAACAATGATTCAAACAATTTTTAATACTGCTGCAACTATTGTAACTTATGGTTTAGCTGCTGCGTGGAGGACATTAAGCGCAGCAATGAAGGCAAATGTAATTATTCTAATTATTTCTCTTATCGTTGCCTTAATAGTATGGTTAGTAGACCTTTGGAATACTAATGATAATTTTGCTGCTGGGATGATGAGAGCCTGGAATAGTGTTCTTAATTTCTTTGATCAAGTACCTATCTTCTTTGTTAAAATGGGTTTTGGAATATTAAATGCGCTATTAGATATGAAAGTTGGCGCTTTGGGTATCTTGGAGCAATTAGTTAATGGGGTAATAGACGGTGTTAACTTACTAATTGGTAAATTGAAATTGATCCCTGGAGTTTCGTTAGATGTACTTAGTCATGTGAATCTTACAGCCAATGCTGCAGCAGAGGCAGCAGCCATTCGTCAGGCTGGTCAAACGGTAATTTCACAGATGGAAAGTGATGCTGCAGATAAAGCAGCCGAGCGAGAACAAAAAGTCGTAGATATGTTAGATGGTAGAGCTAACAAGCGTGCGGAAGAGCAAAAGGCCAAAGAAAAGACCGAAATGACATATGAGGTACCAGGCTCTAATTCTATTCCTGAAAGTGTAGGTGGAAATGGAAGTATGGGTGACATTAATAGTGTCGGCGAAGTCGGTGAAGTTGGAAAAATCAATGACACGGTTGATATTAGTAGTGAAGATTTGAAAATGATGCGAGAACTAGCTGAAATGAAAAACATTCAAAACTATGTTACTTTAACTCCATCAGTGAGCTTCGGTGATACGCATGTGCGTAATGAAAGTGATATAAATACGATTGTATCAAAAATAACTCAAAAGCTAGAGCAAGACATTGCATCTTCTGCAAATGCTGTATATGGATAA